A stretch of Allostreptomyces psammosilenae DNA encodes these proteins:
- a CDS encoding response regulator transcription factor, translated as MEHTRETREKPTARPAGDPPVSRRTVLVVEDDPTIADAVATRLRAEGLRVELAVDGPGAVRLAREIRPDLIVLDLMLPGFDGLEVCRRVQADRPVCVLMLTARTDETDLLVGLGVGADDYMTKPFSMRELAARVQALLRRVDRAAELARDSASEVLQLDGLELDQAQRRVWVRRGSERQEVHLTPTEHDLLVCLASRPRAVLSREELLSQVWGWTDASGTRTVDSHVKSLRRKIGPERIRTVHGVGYALQLPG; from the coding sequence GTGGAGCACACCCGGGAGACGCGGGAGAAACCCACCGCCCGGCCGGCCGGCGATCCGCCGGTCAGCCGCCGGACCGTCCTGGTCGTCGAGGATGACCCGACCATCGCCGACGCCGTCGCCACCCGGCTGCGCGCGGAGGGCCTGCGGGTGGAGCTCGCCGTGGACGGCCCCGGGGCCGTGCGGCTGGCCCGGGAGATCCGCCCCGACCTGATCGTCCTGGACCTGATGCTCCCCGGCTTCGACGGCCTGGAGGTCTGCCGCCGGGTGCAGGCCGACCGCCCGGTGTGCGTGCTGATGCTGACCGCCCGCACCGACGAGACCGACCTGCTGGTGGGCCTCGGCGTCGGCGCCGACGACTACATGACCAAGCCGTTCTCCATGCGGGAGCTGGCCGCGCGGGTCCAGGCGCTGCTGCGCCGGGTGGACCGGGCCGCCGAGCTGGCCCGGGACAGCGCCTCGGAGGTCCTCCAGCTGGACGGGCTGGAGCTGGACCAGGCGCAGCGGCGGGTCTGGGTGCGGCGCGGCTCCGAGCGGCAGGAGGTGCACCTGACGCCGACCGAGCACGACCTGCTGGTCTGCCTGGCCTCCCGGCCCCGGGCGGTGCTCAGCCGGGAGGAGTTGCTCTCCCAGGTGTGGGGGTGGACCGACGCCTCCGGGACGCGCACGGTGGACAGCCATGTGAAGTCGCTGCGCCGCAAGATCGGCCCCGAGCGGATCCGGACGGTGCACGGTGTCGGGTACGCGCTCCAGTTGCCGGGATGA
- a CDS encoding spermidine synthase has translation MTSATSAHRPTTHHPTTQEPATDDPVVVDRREGPWGEVVLRRRAERMEIISNGCFLMDTSDGTSERLLVRAALDALDTADGPGRPTPPGPRRDGPARVLIGGLGVGFSLAEAAADPRAGRITVVERESAVVEWHTVGDAPLARFSAGALARDDVRCVRADLLDHLRTTDERYDAICLDIDNGPDWTVTEGNAALYGAAGLRLLRGRLAPGGVLAVWSAAASEPFEERLRAAFPRVTRREVPVLVARGVPDVVYLASA, from the coding sequence ATGACATCCGCGACGTCCGCCCACCGTCCGACGACGCACCACCCGACAACGCAGGAGCCGGCCACCGACGACCCCGTGGTCGTGGACCGGCGCGAGGGGCCGTGGGGGGAGGTCGTGCTGCGCCGGCGCGCGGAGCGGATGGAGATCATCAGCAACGGCTGCTTCCTGATGGACACCTCCGACGGCACCTCCGAGCGGCTGCTGGTCCGCGCCGCCCTGGACGCCCTGGACACGGCGGACGGTCCCGGCCGCCCCACACCCCCCGGGCCCCGGCGGGACGGACCGGCCCGGGTGCTGATCGGCGGCCTCGGTGTCGGCTTCTCGCTGGCCGAGGCGGCTGCGGACCCGCGCGCCGGACGGATCACCGTGGTGGAGCGGGAGAGCGCCGTCGTGGAGTGGCACACCGTCGGTGACGCCCCGCTCGCCCGCTTCAGCGCCGGCGCGCTGGCCCGTGACGACGTGCGCTGTGTGCGCGCCGACCTGCTCGACCACCTCCGGACCACCGACGAGCGCTACGACGCCATCTGCCTGGACATCGACAACGGTCCGGACTGGACCGTCACCGAGGGCAACGCCGCCCTGTACGGGGCGGCCGGCCTGCGGCTGCTGCGCGGACGGCTGGCGCCCGGCGGGGTGCTCGCGGTGTGGAGCGCCGCCGCGTCGGAGCCCTTCGAGGAGCGGCTGCGCGCGGCCTTCCCCCGGGTGACGCGCCGGGAGGTGCCGGTGCTGGTGGCGCGCGGCGTCCCGGACGTCGTCTACCTCGCCTCCGCCTGA